The proteins below come from a single Paraburkholderia flagellata genomic window:
- a CDS encoding MgtC/SapB family protein: MTLEFALRLLAAFACGVAIGLERQIRQRTAGLRTITLVASGACLFVTLGVLTGNGSSGVTQIAAYVVSGVGFLGGGVIMREKGSIQGINTAATLWCSAAVGVLCGAGHYGPAVAGTVVVLLTNTVLREVSRIINASPVSNADLVRAYVLTVVCREEDEVHIRTLLSNSLYSTPLSFQSLTSEDLTGDPPRLRVTATMRLHPKYQSKLELMASRLSMEKGVSSVSWTAAEPEIAPE, from the coding sequence ATGACTCTCGAATTCGCCCTGCGCCTTCTCGCGGCGTTCGCCTGCGGCGTCGCCATCGGCCTCGAACGACAGATTCGCCAACGCACGGCCGGTCTGCGCACCATCACGCTCGTGGCAAGCGGTGCGTGTTTGTTCGTCACGCTCGGCGTGCTGACCGGCAATGGCTCATCCGGTGTGACGCAAATTGCCGCCTATGTCGTCTCTGGCGTGGGCTTTCTGGGCGGCGGCGTCATCATGCGCGAGAAGGGCTCGATTCAGGGCATCAATACCGCGGCGACGCTATGGTGCTCGGCGGCCGTGGGGGTGCTGTGCGGCGCGGGTCATTACGGCCCGGCGGTGGCCGGCACTGTCGTCGTGCTGCTCACGAATACCGTGCTGCGCGAGGTGAGCCGCATCATCAACGCTTCGCCCGTTTCGAACGCGGATCTCGTGCGCGCTTATGTGCTTACCGTGGTTTGCCGCGAGGAGGACGAAGTTCATATCCGCACGTTGCTTTCGAATTCTTTGTACTCCACGCCGCTTTCATTTCAAAGCCTCACGAGCGAGGACCTGACCGGCGATCCGCCGCGCCTGCGCGTGACCGCAACGATGCGCTTGCATCCGAAGTACCAGTCGAAGCTCGAACTCATGGCGAGCCGCCTGAGCATGGAGAAAGGCGTCTCCAGCGTGAGTTGGACTGCCGCGGAACCCGAAATCGCGCCCGAATGA
- a CDS encoding LysR family transcriptional regulator — protein sequence MDTLRNMRVFVRVVESGSFTRAAASETMTTAQVSRAVTDLESRLRTRLLNRTTRRMSLTEAGERYLQSCKRILADIEQAEAEAAAAHANPAGKLRVYGGTSFGQHYVMPLIARYQQHLPEVSVDLTIAQQMPDIIEEGFDVAVVVAAELEDSALISQHLGSTAAILCASPQYLRTRGEPQSFDDLAAHTCLHLTDASLPAGQWVSEGPLGETFRHTGVTPFQVNNPEALALAIREGMGIGPLPVPVALPGLADGTLVRVLPTHTLQKLNIYALYASRRYLDAKIRTFVEFLREKVPLVLAEQEAALATCDDPLLHEMEAHSGPRGTRARSGRGRSHNTHDLERLRLVN from the coding sequence ATGGATACGCTGCGCAATATGCGGGTCTTCGTGCGAGTGGTGGAGTCGGGCAGCTTCACGCGCGCTGCGGCGAGCGAAACGATGACGACCGCGCAGGTCTCGCGCGCGGTCACCGATCTGGAGTCGCGCCTGCGCACGCGGCTCCTTAACCGGACCACGCGGCGCATGTCGTTGACCGAAGCGGGCGAGCGCTACTTGCAGAGCTGCAAGCGCATTCTCGCCGACATCGAGCAAGCCGAGGCCGAAGCCGCCGCCGCGCACGCGAACCCCGCGGGCAAGCTGCGCGTATATGGCGGCACGAGTTTCGGGCAGCACTATGTCATGCCGCTCATCGCGCGTTATCAGCAGCATTTGCCGGAGGTCTCGGTCGATCTCACCATCGCGCAGCAGATGCCCGACATCATCGAGGAGGGCTTCGACGTGGCGGTCGTGGTGGCCGCCGAACTCGAGGACTCCGCGCTGATCTCCCAGCATCTGGGCAGCACCGCCGCCATTCTCTGTGCTTCGCCGCAGTATCTGCGCACGCGCGGCGAGCCGCAATCATTCGACGACCTCGCGGCGCATACCTGCCTGCACCTGACCGATGCGAGCCTGCCCGCCGGCCAATGGGTTTCCGAGGGGCCGCTCGGCGAGACCTTCCGGCACACGGGCGTAACGCCGTTCCAGGTGAACAACCCCGAAGCGCTCGCGCTCGCCATACGCGAAGGCATGGGCATCGGCCCGCTGCCGGTGCCAGTGGCGCTGCCCGGTCTTGCCGATGGCACCCTGGTCCGCGTGCTGCCCACGCACACGCTGCAGAAGCTCAACATCTACGCGCTGTACGCTTCGCGCCGCTATCTGGACGCGAAGATCCGCACCTTCGTCGAGTTTCTGCGCGAGAAGGTACCGCTCGTTCTCGCCGAACAGGAGGCCGCGCTCGCCACCTGTGACGACCCGCTGCTTCACGAGATGGAGGCGCACTCGGGTCCGCGAGGTACGCGTGCGCGTAGCGGCCGTGGCCGCAGTCACAACACGCACGACCTGGAGCGCCTGCGTTTGGTGAATTGA
- a CDS encoding efflux RND transporter permease subunit: protein MWIVNLALKRPYTFIVMAILIVLATPFVLMSMATDVLPNINIPVISIIWSYTGFSAKDMADRITSVNERSLTTTVSNIEHIESQSLPGIAIIKLFLQPGASLQTAIAQAVASEQAQVKQMPPGATPPLVISYSASSIPVIQLGLSSKSMSEQALADVAMNFLRPQLITIPGAQVPYPYGGKTRVISVDLDTRALISKGLTPADIVNAVNAQNLILPTGTAKLGQTEYRVDTNASPDTIAGLNRIPVQTVNGATTYLGDVAHVRDGFTPQTNVVRQDGQRGVLMSILKSGDASTLQVVGALKGLLPKARDTLPADLVVKPLFDQSVFVSAAVQGVVREALIAAALTAAMILLFLGNWRSTLIIAVSIPLSILSSIIALYALGETINIMTLGGLALAVGILVDDATVTIENIERHLHLGAKLHDGILEGAGEIAVPALVSTLCICIVFVPMFFLTGVARFLFVPLAEAVVFAMIASYILSRTLVPTLAMLLFEGHDPTAHAQRAQGSLFSRIHWRFNHAFERVRANYIALLSPLLSRRKFFGGTFLAFCLLSLVLVFFLGRDFFPSVDAGNIRLHMRAPTGFRIEETARLADQVEQVVRDVVPPDQLETIVDNLGLPYSGINLSYSNAGTMGTLDGEVQIALKPDHDPSRIYIDKLRTLLPQRFPGVEFFFQPADIITQILNFGQPAAIDVQVVGANLNQDMALASTLLKEVRQLPGAVDAHIEQRNDEPALTLAMDRSRMQQLNLSPQNVAQDVLIALSGSTQTSPAFWVSPQNGVEYPLTVQTPQYRETSMNELMGTPVSAHSTNANAPLQLVSNLVQLRPHDGPAIITHYNIRPVIDLLVSVEGSDLGSVGVNINDIIRHVQAHAPRGTTITMRGQIGTMRSSYVGLGVGIAMAVVLVYLLIVVNFQSWADPLIIISALPAALAGIAWMLFITGTHLSVPALTGAIMTVGVATANSILVVSFARQRLSAGATPLAAALEAGATRIRPVLMTAFAMMIGMVPMALGLGEGAEQNAPLGRAVIGGLLFATVSTLLFVPLMFASVHTRLAHRAAAKREREAQHRGARGDTR from the coding sequence ATGTGGATTGTCAATCTCGCGCTGAAGCGACCGTACACGTTCATCGTGATGGCCATCCTGATCGTGCTGGCCACGCCGTTCGTGCTCATGTCGATGGCCACCGACGTGCTGCCGAACATCAACATCCCGGTTATCAGCATCATCTGGTCGTACACCGGCTTTTCCGCGAAGGACATGGCCGACCGCATCACCTCGGTCAACGAGCGCAGCCTCACGACCACGGTGAGCAACATCGAGCACATCGAGTCGCAATCGCTGCCGGGCATCGCCATCATCAAGCTGTTCCTGCAGCCGGGCGCGAGCCTGCAAACGGCGATCGCGCAGGCCGTTGCATCGGAGCAGGCGCAGGTGAAGCAGATGCCGCCCGGCGCCACGCCGCCGCTCGTCATCAGCTATTCGGCCTCGAGCATTCCGGTGATCCAGCTCGGCCTCTCCAGCAAGTCGATGAGCGAGCAGGCGCTTGCCGACGTCGCGATGAACTTCCTGCGCCCGCAGCTCATTACGATTCCCGGCGCGCAGGTGCCTTACCCGTATGGCGGCAAAACGCGCGTGATCTCCGTGGATCTCGACACGCGCGCGCTCATTTCGAAGGGCCTCACGCCCGCCGATATCGTCAACGCGGTCAACGCGCAGAACCTCATTTTGCCGACGGGTACGGCCAAGCTCGGGCAAACCGAATATCGTGTGGACACCAATGCATCGCCCGATACGATCGCGGGGCTGAACCGCATTCCCGTGCAGACGGTGAACGGTGCGACCACCTATCTCGGCGACGTGGCGCACGTGCGCGACGGCTTCACGCCGCAGACCAACGTCGTGCGCCAGGACGGCCAGCGCGGCGTGCTGATGTCGATCCTCAAGAGCGGCGACGCATCGACGCTGCAGGTGGTGGGCGCACTCAAAGGCCTCTTGCCCAAGGCGCGCGACACGCTGCCCGCCGACCTCGTCGTCAAGCCGCTCTTTGACCAGTCCGTATTCGTTTCCGCCGCCGTGCAGGGCGTGGTGCGCGAAGCGCTCATTGCTGCTGCGTTGACGGCGGCGATGATCCTGCTTTTTCTCGGCAACTGGCGCAGCACGCTCATCATCGCGGTGTCGATTCCGTTGTCGATTCTCTCGTCGATCATCGCGCTCTATGCGCTTGGCGAAACCATCAACATCATGACGCTCGGCGGCCTTGCGCTCGCAGTCGGCATTCTGGTTGACGACGCAACGGTCACGATCGAGAACATCGAGCGGCACTTGCATCTGGGCGCGAAACTGCACGACGGCATTCTCGAAGGCGCGGGCGAAATCGCCGTGCCCGCGCTCGTTTCGACGTTATGCATCTGTATCGTGTTCGTGCCGATGTTCTTTCTAACGGGCGTGGCGCGCTTTCTGTTCGTGCCGCTCGCGGAAGCCGTAGTGTTCGCGATGATCGCGTCGTACATCCTCTCGCGCACGCTCGTACCGACGCTCGCCATGCTGCTCTTCGAGGGCCACGATCCCACGGCGCACGCGCAGCGCGCGCAAGGCTCGCTCTTCTCGCGCATACACTGGCGCTTCAATCACGCATTCGAGCGCGTGCGCGCCAATTACATCGCGCTATTGAGCCCGCTGCTCTCGCGCCGCAAGTTCTTCGGCGGCACCTTCCTCGCGTTTTGCCTGCTCTCGCTCGTCCTCGTGTTCTTCCTTGGCCGCGACTTCTTTCCTTCGGTCGATGCCGGCAACATTCGCTTGCACATGCGCGCGCCAACGGGCTTTCGCATCGAGGAAACGGCACGCCTTGCCGACCAGGTGGAGCAGGTGGTTCGCGACGTGGTGCCGCCCGATCAACTCGAGACAATCGTCGATAACCTCGGGCTGCCCTATAGCGGCATCAATCTCTCGTACAGCAATGCGGGGACGATGGGCACGCTCGACGGCGAAGTCCAGATCGCGCTGAAGCCCGACCACGATCCCTCGCGCATTTATATCGACAAGTTGCGGACGTTGCTGCCGCAACGGTTTCCGGGCGTCGAGTTCTTCTTTCAGCCCGCGGACATCATCACGCAGATTCTCAACTTCGGTCAGCCCGCGGCGATCGACGTGCAGGTGGTGGGCGCGAATCTGAACCAGGACATGGCGCTGGCGAGCACGCTGCTCAAGGAGGTGCGGCAACTGCCTGGCGCCGTGGATGCGCACATCGAGCAGCGTAACGACGAACCCGCGCTCACGCTTGCGATGGACCGCTCGCGCATGCAGCAGTTGAACCTGAGTCCGCAGAACGTTGCGCAGGACGTGCTGATCGCGCTCTCGGGCAGCACGCAGACGTCGCCCGCGTTCTGGGTGAGCCCGCAAAACGGCGTGGAATATCCGCTCACGGTGCAAACGCCGCAGTATCGCGAAACTTCGATGAACGAACTGATGGGCACGCCCGTTTCCGCGCACAGCACGAACGCCAATGCGCCGTTGCAACTGGTGAGCAATCTCGTGCAGCTCAGGCCGCATGATGGGCCCGCAATCATCACGCACTACAACATCCGTCCCGTGATCGATCTGCTCGTGAGCGTGGAGGGCAGCGACCTGGGTTCCGTTGGCGTGAACATCAACGACATCATCCGGCATGTACAGGCGCACGCGCCGCGCGGCACGACCATCACCATGCGCGGCCAGATCGGCACGATGCGTTCGTCATACGTGGGCCTCGGCGTTGGCATTGCGATGGCGGTGGTGCTCGTGTATCTGCTCATCGTCGTGAACTTCCAGTCGTGGGCCGATCCGCTCATCATCATCAGCGCGCTGCCCGCCGCGCTCGCGGGTATTGCGTGGATGCTGTTCATCACCGGCACGCACCTGAGCGTGCCCGCGCTCACGGGTGCGATCATGACTGTGGGCGTGGCGACCGCGAACAGCATTCTCGTAGTCTCGTTCGCGCGCCAGCGCCTCTCCGCGGGTGCAACGCCGCTCGCCGCCGCGCTCGAAGCGGGCGCCACCCGCATACGCCCCGTGCTCATGACGGCGTTCGCCATGATGATCGGCATGGTGCCGATGGCGCTGGGCCTCGGCGAGGGCGCGGAGCAGAATGCGCCGCTCGGACGCGCGGTGATCGGTGGCCTGCTATTCGCTACGGTCTCCACACTATTGTTCGTCCCGCTGATGTTTGCGAGCGTGCATACACGGCTCGCCCACCGCGCTGCCGCGAAACGCGAGCGCGAGGCGCAGCACCGTGGTGCACGAGGCGATACCCGTTAA
- a CDS encoding efflux RND transporter periplasmic adaptor subunit yields the protein MNEPHHHSSLDITVGGEQGLDLPARGQAGKRARLAVIVVALLLAAGATRTIVSNLMNAHHLADVTKQNAKQYVSVVQPVPAGADGRIVLPGTLRGYVEAPIYSRANGYVRRWYADIGAHVQQGQLLAEIDTPEIDQELSQAQAQRDQAASTLALAKTSFDRAQQLRQRDAVSQQELDDRQGAFNTDQANLAAADANVRRLTEMKSFQRIVAPITGIITQRNVDIGDLVNAGNGGAGHALFSIAQSDPLRLYLDVPQTYAQQVAVGQHVSVTEQELPGVTFDGTVTRTAQAINVATRTLEAEISLPNHDGKLLPGAYVQAALQTDAKGLLTVPGNTLLFRSEGPRLAVVDADGKVKLKAVEIAQDLGQTLEISGGLEPTDRVVLNPSDSIADGDSVVVVAPNKTEAAREAARRSAT from the coding sequence ATGAACGAACCTCACCACCATTCATCTCTCGACATCACCGTCGGCGGCGAGCAGGGCCTCGACTTGCCGGCGCGCGGCCAGGCGGGCAAGCGTGCACGCCTCGCGGTGATCGTGGTCGCGCTGCTGCTCGCTGCGGGCGCTACGCGCACGATCGTCTCGAACCTCATGAACGCGCATCATCTCGCCGATGTCACGAAGCAGAACGCGAAGCAGTATGTGAGCGTCGTGCAACCCGTGCCGGCCGGCGCGGACGGCCGCATCGTGCTGCCTGGCACGCTGCGCGGCTATGTCGAAGCGCCGATCTACTCGCGCGCGAACGGCTACGTGCGGCGCTGGTACGCCGATATCGGCGCGCACGTGCAGCAAGGCCAGTTGCTCGCGGAGATCGACACGCCCGAGATCGACCAGGAACTCTCCCAGGCGCAGGCGCAGCGCGATCAGGCCGCCTCGACGCTCGCGCTCGCCAAGACCTCGTTCGATCGCGCGCAGCAGTTGCGCCAGCGCGATGCGGTCTCGCAGCAGGAACTCGACGACCGCCAGGGCGCATTCAACACGGACCAGGCGAATCTCGCCGCCGCCGATGCGAACGTGCGCCGCCTCACGGAGATGAAGTCGTTCCAGCGCATCGTCGCGCCGATTACGGGCATCATCACGCAGCGCAACGTCGATATCGGCGACCTCGTGAATGCGGGCAATGGCGGCGCGGGGCATGCACTCTTTTCGATTGCACAGTCCGACCCATTGCGCCTCTATCTCGACGTGCCGCAGACCTACGCGCAGCAGGTCGCGGTTGGCCAGCACGTGAGCGTGACCGAGCAGGAGTTGCCGGGCGTGACGTTCGACGGAACCGTCACGCGCACGGCGCAGGCCATCAACGTGGCCACGCGCACGCTGGAGGCCGAAATCTCGCTGCCCAATCACGACGGCAAGCTGCTGCCTGGCGCTTATGTGCAAGCCGCCTTGCAGACCGATGCGAAGGGCTTGCTCACGGTGCCGGGCAACACGTTGCTGTTCCGTTCGGAAGGGCCGCGTCTTGCCGTTGTCGATGCGGACGGCAAGGTCAAGCTCAAGGCAGTGGAAATCGCGCAGGACCTCGGGCAGACGCTCGAAATCAGCGGTGGGCTCGAACCGACTGATCGCGTCGTGCTCAACCCGAGCGATTCGATCGCGGACGGCGACAGTGTCGTCGTGGTCGCGCCGAACAAGACCGAAGCGGCGCGTGAAGCCGCCAGGCGGAGCGCGACGTGA
- a CDS encoding efflux transporter outer membrane subunit: protein MRQTTLPQPLAYFTALGAIGLAACTVGPDYHAPQTQSPAAWRVDSADSYWHAAQPSHAPLDPQWWKAFDNPELDGLETAALAENQTLRVAAAHYAQARATLASVSSQQSPQVGLDAGLARERISANRPLTNYATPNTSTVQNQVIVGATVSYELDLFGRIRRMVESAQASTQQAGDDLANARLVLTAELATDYFAMRELDNEIDVVNRSAQLQQKALDFVTAQHDLGAVSGLELLQQKAQLAATQTQVHLLENQRQQEQNAIAVLVGKPAPEFTIAQKVTPLPVPALPTGLPSELLQRRPDVASAERAMAAANAQIGVARSAYFPDITLSPTFGWESTRFGGLFSVPSLMWSVGATASEVLFDGGKRAAGVDFAQAGYESAQASYRQTVLTAFQEVQNAVTGLSVLERASTDGQSAVDDARKSFDLANDRYQGGLVAFIDVLNAEQQLLASERQEVQIHGQQVATVVFLAKALGGGWSADDREMACSAGTCREVPKTEGRS, encoded by the coding sequence ATGCGGCAAACCACGCTGCCACAGCCGCTCGCTTACTTCACGGCGCTTGGCGCGATCGGTCTCGCGGCCTGCACCGTGGGCCCTGACTACCACGCGCCGCAAACGCAAAGCCCGGCGGCGTGGCGCGTCGACTCCGCCGATTCGTACTGGCACGCGGCGCAGCCTTCGCATGCGCCGCTCGATCCGCAATGGTGGAAGGCCTTCGACAACCCCGAGCTCGACGGTCTGGAAACCGCTGCGCTCGCTGAGAATCAGACGCTGCGTGTGGCCGCCGCGCACTACGCGCAGGCGCGCGCCACGCTCGCCTCGGTGTCGTCGCAGCAAAGCCCGCAGGTCGGGCTCGACGCGGGCCTCGCGCGCGAGCGCATTTCCGCGAATCGTCCGCTGACGAACTACGCGACGCCCAACACGTCGACCGTGCAGAACCAGGTCATCGTTGGCGCGACCGTGAGCTACGAGCTGGACCTGTTCGGGCGCATCCGGCGCATGGTGGAGTCGGCGCAGGCATCGACGCAGCAGGCCGGCGACGATCTCGCCAACGCGCGCCTCGTGCTCACCGCCGAACTCGCCACCGACTACTTCGCCATGCGCGAACTCGACAATGAGATCGACGTGGTGAACCGCTCGGCGCAACTGCAGCAAAAGGCGCTCGATTTCGTGACCGCGCAGCACGATCTCGGCGCGGTTTCGGGCCTGGAACTGCTGCAGCAAAAAGCCCAGCTCGCCGCGACGCAAACCCAGGTGCATCTGCTCGAAAACCAGCGCCAGCAGGAGCAGAACGCCATTGCCGTGCTGGTCGGCAAGCCGGCGCCCGAGTTTACGATTGCGCAGAAGGTCACGCCGCTGCCAGTGCCGGCGCTTCCCACGGGGCTGCCGAGCGAACTGCTGCAGCGGCGGCCCGACGTGGCTTCGGCCGAGCGCGCGATGGCCGCGGCCAACGCGCAGATCGGCGTGGCGCGCTCGGCGTACTTCCCGGACATCACGCTTTCACCCACGTTCGGCTGGGAATCGACGCGCTTTGGCGGTCTTTTTTCCGTGCCGAGCCTGATGTGGTCGGTGGGCGCGACGGCCAGCGAGGTGTTGTTCGATGGCGGCAAGCGCGCCGCGGGCGTGGATTTCGCGCAGGCCGGCTACGAGTCGGCGCAGGCGTCTTATCGTCAGACCGTGCTCACCGCGTTCCAGGAGGTGCAAAATGCGGTAACGGGGCTTTCGGTGCTGGAGCGCGCATCGACCGATGGCCAGTCGGCCGTGGACGACGCACGCAAGTCTTTCGATCTCGCCAACGACCGCTATCAGGGCGGCCTCGTGGCGTTCATCGACGTGCTCAACGCGGAGCAGCAGTTGCTCGCCAGCGAGCGCCAGGAGGTGCAGATTCACGGCCAGCAGGTCGCCACCGTGGTGTTTCTCGCGAAGGCGCTGGGCGGCGGCTGGAGCGCCGACGATCGCGAAATGGCATGCAGCGCGGGTACGTGCCGCGAAGTGCCCAAGACCGAGGGTAGAAGCTAA